The following proteins are co-located in the Leptospira weilii genome:
- a CDS encoding M23 family metallopeptidase: MKHKAVARRRGSVIPSLNKRLNISKLEKQQARYEARGRPSPSRLKSDSWLLTSNINAGLSYSERDGISGNVGLNYGLGKEPKTGLSLGMSYNRQDGMGASVGLTSKGGVLRDTGANITRSEYSGFGADISSREYGPGKFSGGLSYNQRDGFTASLNVAGTNALNYNSQTGLSSNTDFISQYSMNRGMSEDSSQTDTEAESRAAQERNNQTQGAQAIEGFGVATSGRRNEGDGSHGVIGFGDDGPAPAHGAPSSHDPGQTLALSGSFDPDGKPTGGRQLSATDVAEFKADWRKESPAQTDASIAGLKAAGYDTSGLEKFVNDYRNAKAANNSQVATTTHPTQSTGFFTNAYNAVVSGASNLWDRVTGGSKPVTHQTAPVFELDNGAKLPFENQGSSYGRVRNLTRNDGTTYTSIPHSGLDQPQASGTPVPVVADGRVIALSRNYENNQNGGGYGAFVLVQHNNGIFTLYGHNSNVFVKVGDSVTRGQVISNVGNSGNSFGAHMHYEVRTGFNVNPRAYISQTTHQNPATFNWNQWIQDHPE, translated from the coding sequence ATGAAACACAAAGCAGTAGCCCGGCGAAGGGGAAGCGTAATACCGAGCTTGAATAAACGATTAAATATTTCTAAATTAGAGAAGCAGCAAGCTCGGTATGAAGCGAGGGGAAGGCCTTCCCCTTCCCGCCTGAAATCTGACTCCTGGCTCCTGACATCTAATATCAATGCGGGCCTCAGTTATTCCGAAAGAGACGGAATTTCGGGTAACGTCGGATTAAATTACGGTTTGGGCAAGGAACCGAAAACGGGTTTAAGCTTAGGAATGAGTTACAACAGACAAGACGGAATGGGCGCAAGCGTCGGTCTCACTTCGAAAGGTGGTGTTTTGCGAGACACGGGAGCTAACATTACAAGATCAGAATATTCAGGTTTTGGAGCAGACATTTCCTCCAGAGAATACGGTCCCGGTAAATTTAGCGGCGGACTTTCCTACAATCAAAGAGACGGTTTTACAGCAAGCTTGAATGTTGCAGGGACGAACGCTCTCAACTACAATTCTCAAACAGGGTTGTCGTCTAACACCGACTTTATCTCTCAATATTCAATGAACAGAGGTATGTCGGAGGATTCCAGTCAGACCGATACAGAAGCAGAATCAAGGGCCGCTCAGGAGAGAAATAATCAAACTCAAGGGGCTCAAGCGATCGAAGGATTTGGTGTGGCAACTTCTGGTAGACGCAATGAAGGAGACGGAAGTCATGGAGTGATCGGGTTTGGTGACGATGGCCCCGCTCCCGCTCATGGAGCGCCGTCTTCACATGATCCGGGGCAGACGTTAGCGTTATCGGGATCTTTTGATCCAGATGGAAAACCGACTGGAGGTCGTCAACTCAGTGCGACTGATGTTGCCGAATTCAAAGCAGACTGGAGAAAGGAAAGCCCGGCTCAAACGGATGCAAGTATTGCCGGTTTGAAAGCAGCCGGTTACGATACAAGTGGTCTTGAAAAGTTTGTAAACGATTATCGTAACGCCAAAGCGGCTAACAACAGTCAAGTCGCTACAACTACGCATCCGACTCAAAGCACTGGGTTCTTTACGAATGCTTATAATGCGGTTGTGAGCGGTGCGAGCAATTTGTGGGATCGCGTCACGGGGGGAAGTAAACCTGTTACGCATCAAACTGCTCCTGTATTTGAACTTGATAATGGTGCCAAATTACCTTTTGAAAATCAAGGATCTAGTTATGGACGAGTTAGAAACCTAACTCGTAATGATGGAACAACCTATACAAGTATTCCACATTCAGGTTTAGATCAACCTCAAGCATCAGGTACACCAGTTCCTGTTGTCGCTGATGGTAGAGTTATTGCTTTAAGTCGTAATTATGAAAATAATCAGAATGGTGGTGGGTATGGTGCTTTTGTACTTGTTCAACATAATAACGGTATATTCACATTATACGGTCACAACTCAAATGTATTTGTAAAAGTAGGTGATTCTGTCACAAGAGGACAGGTTATTTCAAATGTTGGAAATTCAGGTAATTCCTTTGGAGCGCATATGCATTACGAAGTTAGGACAGGATTTAATGTTAATCCGAGAGCTTATATCTCTCAAACTACTCATCAAAATCCTGCAACGTTTAATTGGAATCAATGGATTCAAGACCATCCGGAGTGA